GCCTGGTCCGGTCTTGACCATGCCATCAGCAACCAGGCTCAGATGCTGGCCTACCTGGACGGGTTCTTACTGGTAAGTGTCTTCTTCGTCTGTACGATCCCGTTCATGTTATTACTGAAAACGGAAAAGATGGATGCAGCAACAAGAGCGAGAATTGCTGCAGAAGCGCATTGATCTTATTTTAAAAATTACATCATGAGAAAAATAATTATCACGTCGCTTTTATCGCTGGTGGCTTTCAGTAGCCAGGCGCAGCAGGCGAACGGCGATCTGAAAGAACTGATCAACAGATCCTTTACTTATTTCCCACGGTTCAGTGAACTGGAGCAGTCGGTAAAGACACAGGAAGAACGGGTGACGTTAAGCAGATCCTATGGCTTGCCGAATGTCGCCGGCAGTGCAGGTTACCGCTATTCGCATCCGGTATCAGAGATGACGATACCAATCAACGGAGAGCTGAACACCTTCAAGATCATGCCTAACAGTAATTATAATACAGGAGTGAATGTCAGTTATGTATTATGGGACTTTGGTGTGGTAAAAGCGAATGTGGAGAGTGCCAAACGTGCGGTGCAGTATGCGAAGGATAACATTGAATATAATAAGTCGCAGATGGCTTACCAGGTAGCGGTGGTGTATTACCAGATCGTTTATCTGCAAAAGGCTATCGCAATACAGGACAGTGTACTGGCCTTCCTGAAAGCGAATAAGGAAGATACAGAAGTGAAGCTGAAGCATGGCGATGCCTTGAAGTATGATGTGTTGTCTATACAATCTACTATTGATCAGGAGAACAATACGCGCATTGACCTGGAAAATTCACTGGCAAAGCAGTATAATCTGTTGCAGTATACAACAGGTGTGAATGTATCTGACGGACAGGCATTCGATTTCCCACCGGCTACCGAAAATAAAGAAGGGGCGTTCATACTTGCACAGCAGAATAACCTGGAATATACGCTGCTGAAAGACCGGGTCAGTCAGTCGGAAGCAGGACTCGAAATCAGTAAGAAAGCAGGGCTGCCATCACTCACTGCGAATGCCAGTACCGGCTTCGCCAATGGTTATATGCCTGATCTGAACCAGTTCCGTTATAACTATGCTGCGGGCGTGACGCTGAGTGTACCCATCTACCAGGGAGCAAGGGCCCGTAAGCAACGGCAGCTGGCAATGAGTGAACTGAAGGAGTCGCAGCTGGCCATGGCCACATTGAACAATATTATACAGAACGATATCAAACAGGCATATACAGACATTGAAAGTAATCAGTCCAGGTTGGTCAACGCAAGGCAGCAGGTAGAAGAAGCAAAAGAGGCACAGAAATTAGCGCAGAGCAGATACAGGAATGGCACAGGTACCAACCTGGAACTGACAAATGCGAGTACGAATGTACAACGGGCAGAAAGATCGACATTACAGTATACTTATCAGCTTTGTCTCGCGCGGCTGGCATTGGCGAGCGTGTTAGGGACAAAGTACTGGTAAATTTTAACAGTTGTAGGTTTAGGTACGGGCGTTTCAGTTCTCTGAGATGCCCTTTTTGTAATCAGGCATGGGGAATCAGGAATCAGGTATTTTCTATCATGCGGTACTGCTACAGGGAATGAGCGTACTGCCCAATTTTGATCGGGAGTGCTCTCTTTTATTAATAGTCTATCAGGATACCTGCTTCCTAATGCTTAGTCCCTAATTTCTAATGAAAGGAAATGAAACGTTGTTTCATATTCTATTTTTACATAGATTGCAACAATGTTTCAATTCCTGTCTTCCAGGAAGTCGTTCCCGTTCTTTAGGCAGGCTGACGCGATGGATTGCGGACCTACGTGTCTGCAGATGATCGCTGCCTGGCATGGGAAGACCTATCCTTTGCAATACCTGCGTAGCAAATGTAAGATCAGCCGGCAGGGTGTCACCTTTGCCGACCTGATAGCGGCTGGTGAACAGCTGGGGTTTAATAGTCTGTCGGCAGAACTGCCCTTCGATGTGCTGGCCGTCAAAGCCCCGTTGCCCTGTATCCTTCATTGGGACCGGCAGCATTTTGTTGTCCTTTACCGGGTGACCAGGCATATGGCCTATATTGCTGATCCGGCATTGGGACACAGTGTGCGGTATACTGTACCTGAGTTGCTGGAGGCCTGGCAGATAGCCGGAAAGCCCGGAGTAGGACGGGCGCTGTTCCTGGAACCACAACCGTCCTTTTATACCGCAGCGAATGTTCCGGCGCCAACGGCCACATTAAAGACATTACTGCCTTACTTAACCCGCCATAGAAAGCAGTTGATACCGGTGGGCATTAGTTTGCTGATAGCGGCTGTATTGTCCTTTTTTACGCCTTTATTGACAGAAGCTGTCGTTGATCGTGGCATCAATCAGCGGGACGTTCCTGTATTGCTCCTGATATGCCTGGGACAGCTGGCATTATTCCTCGGAAAACTGATGGCAGATTTCTTTCGCGCGCGTGTACTACTGACAATGGGGGCACAGATGAGCATTATGATGCTGGAAGCTTTCCTGTTGAAGCTCATGCGACTGCCTTTTTCTTTTTTTGATAACAGGCAGGCGGGCGATAATATGCAACGCGTCACCGACAATCAACGGGTGGAAGATTTTCTGACCACCTCCGCAGTGACCTTTGTGATGTCACTGATGATAGTACTGGTGATGGGTGGAACATTACTGTACTACAACTGGCTGATCTTCCTCCTGTTTGCTGCAGGGGCCACGGCCGGTATTGTATGGACAGGCGCCTTTGCGGAAAGACGCGGCCGGCTGGACCAGAAGCGGTTCAGGGTATTATCGGCGAATCAGGATACCCTGCTGGAGATCTTTTCTGCTTTCCAGGAGATCAGGCTGACAGGA
The DNA window shown above is from Chitinophaga agri and carries:
- a CDS encoding TolC family protein; amino-acid sequence: MRKIIITSLLSLVAFSSQAQQANGDLKELINRSFTYFPRFSELEQSVKTQEERVTLSRSYGLPNVAGSAGYRYSHPVSEMTIPINGELNTFKIMPNSNYNTGVNVSYVLWDFGVVKANVESAKRAVQYAKDNIEYNKSQMAYQVAVVYYQIVYLQKAIAIQDSVLAFLKANKEDTEVKLKHGDALKYDVLSIQSTIDQENNTRIDLENSLAKQYNLLQYTTGVNVSDGQAFDFPPATENKEGAFILAQQNNLEYTLLKDRVSQSEAGLEISKKAGLPSLTANASTGFANGYMPDLNQFRYNYAAGVTLSVPIYQGARARKQRQLAMSELKESQLAMATLNNIIQNDIKQAYTDIESNQSRLVNARQQVEEAKEAQKLAQSRYRNGTGTNLELTNASTNVQRAERSTLQYTYQLCLARLALASVLGTKYW
- a CDS encoding peptidase domain-containing ABC transporter, whose translation is MFQFLSSRKSFPFFRQADAMDCGPTCLQMIAAWHGKTYPLQYLRSKCKISRQGVTFADLIAAGEQLGFNSLSAELPFDVLAVKAPLPCILHWDRQHFVVLYRVTRHMAYIADPALGHSVRYTVPELLEAWQIAGKPGVGRALFLEPQPSFYTAANVPAPTATLKTLLPYLTRHRKQLIPVGISLLIAAVLSFFTPLLTEAVVDRGINQRDVPVLLLICLGQLALFLGKLMADFFRARVLLTMGAQMSIMMLEAFLLKLMRLPFSFFDNRQAGDNMQRVTDNQRVEDFLTTSAVTFVMSLMIVLVMGGTLLYYNWLIFLLFAAGATAGIVWTGAFAERRGRLDQKRFRVLSANQDTLLEIFSAFQEIRLTGSEQLKIGQWTDLQQKSFAVKLESLKLDQFIQGTGLFINETRNLVITCFTAILVVQGQLTLGEMLAITFICGQLNTPVAQLADFIRAMQNTKFSLQRIAEVHHEDDEDPVQSDTTAPYMGGRDLRLSNVFFQYGNKYAPVVLNNIALTIPAGKMTAIVGMSGSGKTTLLKLLLKFYQPSAGEIFADDQSFTDITAAAWRANCGAVMQDGYVFRDTIANNVFGGADDRNHDRMVAACKMANIHTFFAAMPFGYDTMIGKDGYGLSEGQTQRLLIARLIYRDPPYIFLDEATNSLDASNERSIINNLNGFFHGKTVVVVAHRLSTVRHADQILVMDKGRIVESGTHETLTAAGGAYYGLIKNQLELGK